The DNA sequence aaaaaaaaaatcaacaaactTTTAATCAAACATCCCTAAACCTTAATGTTCTTTTAACGTGGGATACtctttttatattgtatataaatactatttattatgtgatttatatatatttttttcacgtTCTGGAAAGGGAAGCACACTCAATGTGACGCATATAAATTTACCTGCTAACATCAATTGATCCACAAcaagtaaaatgtattattctTGCAACTGTATTTGAAGAACTCATCCAAAGCAGAAATACAAAGATTTAAGCTGCGGTCACACTGGACTTATGTGAGACCAGTTCATCAGATCTTTGGCTTCATTAATTTATGCTTTTTAGTAAAGAGAAAGGTCACTCCATAACATAACGCTTTTCTGCTGGTCACATATCTCAATGTGTTATACCCCTGTCTGCCTTGTTGCCCTGATTATTGGATTGTTTACCCGTGTATGACCTTCTGCCTGTTTACTTGGACTTATGTTTGTGGATTGCCCTGATATtaaactgcatttggatcctCAACCCTTTGTGTCTCTGAGCAGTTTGTTACAGATTTAAATGTCTGTTGTATtgtgtttacttaaaaaataatcaacTTACCCTTTGCTTCCCCACTCTTGGTCTGTCGTCGTTGTCGTCTGTTCTTATTAGGTGTGGGGTTTTTCTTCAGGTTTGCTCCTGAACAATCATCTGTAGCAGAAATGCATGAGAAGCTAGGTATTGTTAACTCTCGTGGTACATGTCTTCAAGATTCAAACATTACTTACCATCTACATCTAAACCATCAGCTTCACGGCATGGTTGACGTGTCTTTTCAGGGGATGAGAGATCAAAACCTTcatctaaaaaacaaaaagtgtaACTGTGAGCTTCATACATTATAACAGGATCAGGTGTTTTATTAACTGAGCTTGACACAAAACAGAGATTTGAATCATGTCATAAAAAATAACTTACACTTTGTTTCCCCACTCTTGGTCTGTCGTTGTCGTCTGTTCTTATTAGGTGTGGGGGTTTTCTTCAGGTTTGCTCCTGAACAATCATCTGTAGCAGAAATGCATGAGAAGctattagtaaaaacattaagTATTGTTAACTCTCGTGGTACATGTCTTCAAGATTCAAACATTACTTACCATCTACATCTGAACCATCAGCTTCATGGCATGATTTAAGTCTCTTTTCAGGGGAGGAGAGATCAGAACCTCcatctaaaaaacaaaaagtgtaACTGTGAGCTTGATAGTTTATAAAACACCTGATCCTGTTATAATGTGACCTTCACACAAAACAGAGATTTGAATCCTCAGGGCGCGAAAGTGTGACCAATTCAGCCCTGGTCCGAAGACGGCATTAGGTAATGAGCCTCTTACAATCGAGTCAGAGCACCAATGTCGCGTGCGcccaatttatagaaaaaagccaggagtcaggaccactgttttcttcataatcttacttccctgccagactggctgtcttaaatagagaaataaatCCATTCATTGATTTGCATTGTTGattcattaataaataattcCCCCCCAAGGGTTTAATTTATGCGCAAAAAGCATTACAATGAATAGGACATGATGATTACGTCTTTCTTTggtgaaaaagtaataaaataaataagactacatgaaatgtgtttcacttaaataattagaaaatttacaaaacgaattcaaaagtagcctatagCCAATATGAGTTTACTTTTTGTGTGACGCGCTCCAAAACCAATGCagcacaaaaaacttttttttacccatttaaaaagcacaatgttttgttattattgtgagtgtaactttacaaaaataaatgaacaccattacagttttgaatgttgttttacttttatttatatgaccataatttaaggtaatgcaaGATGCAAGCTCATCACGCGTATCATGCGATCACCGGCCGGGTTTATGCAGGGCAGCAATAAAGAgatattaaactttaaacatttaaaattctaCTTTAGGgtttttttggacatccctttggaatcactgccatcatatcatcaatttatCAGGCAATTataaatataagcgcagcgcttatgagtgttcaaacactgctgaaccctcagctgtcaatctgccgaccctcacaaagttttACATTAAATGATAGTATATTTGTCCAATCATTGccctgtgcttatttctgtcaatgttctgcatgaagatctttaaaAGTTTCTACTTCTTACTTCACGATTGCGGTGCGGCCGGTCGCAGTCTTTATGTCAAATGGgcgggtatgaaataaattgatgctgatgtcggataacgggtcaagtgttattttaatcgcgcagatgcgggttatcaaacaggactgtgcatgactcgtataaggaaaatggaatggcaacatgaaaattataaaatagcctacatgtttatattctgtattaaaCCACCATGGGCCCTAAACTagcggtgttaaagggacagttcacccaaaaatgaaaattctgtcatcattaactctctctcattttgttacaaacctgcaaaatgtctttgttctgatgaacaccaagcaagatattttgaggaatgttaataaccaaaccaagcatgagtcccattcacttctatagtaggaaaaaattatactatggaagtgaatggtttggttacaaacattcctaaaaatattttcattcatgttcaccagaacaaagacatttatacaggtttgtaacaacatgagagtgagtaaattatgacagaattttcatttttgggtgaactacaaATCCGATGCAGTCAAAAATTTGGGTGCACCTATTTTTTGTactggtgcacctaagaaaaaatgttagcCCTGATCAtgtcataaaaaaacaacttacaCTTTGTTTCCCCACTCTTGGTCTGTCGTGGTCTTTTCTTATTTGGTGTGGGGTTTTTCTTCAGGTTTGCTCCTGAACAATCATCTGTAGCAGAAATGCATGAGAAGctattagtaaaaacattaggTATTGTTAACTCTCGTGGTACATGTCTTCAAGATTCAAACATTACTTACCATCTACATCTGAACCATCAGCTTCATGGCATGATTTAAGTCTCTTTTCAGGGGATGAGAGATCAAAACCTTcatctaaaaaacaaaaagtgtaACTGTGAGCTTCATACATTATAACAGGATCAGGTGTTTTATTAACTGAGCTTGACACAAAACAGAGATTTGAATCATGTCATAAAAAACAACTTACACTTTGTTTCCCCACTCTTGGTCTGTCGTCTGTTCTTATTTGGTGTGGGTTTTTTCTTCAGGTTTGCTCCTGAACAATCATCTGTAGCAGAAATGCATGAGAAGctattagtaaaaacattaggTATTGTTAACTCTCGTGGTACATGTCTTCAAGATTCAAACATTACTTACCATCTACATCTGAACCATCAGCTTCACGGCATGGTTGACGTGTCTTTTCAGGGGATAAGAGATCAAAACCTTcatctaaaaaacaaaaagtgtaACTGTGAGCTTCATACATTATAACAGGATCAGGTGTTTTATTAACTGAGCTTGACACAAAACAGAGATTTGAATCATGTCATAAAAAATAACTTACACTTTGTTTCCCCACTCTTGGTCTGTCGTCGTCGTCTGTTCTTATTTGGTGTGGGGTTTTTCTTCAGGTTTGCTCCTGAACAATCATCTGTAGCAGAAATGCATGAGAAGctattagtaaaaacattaggTATTGTTAACTCTCGTGGTACATGTCTTCAAGATTCAAACATTACTTACCATCTACATCTGAACCATCAGCTTCATGGCATGATTGACGTGTCTTTTCAGGGGAGGAGAGATCAGAACCTCcatctaaaaaacaaaaagtccTTTGCCTATAAACTCTTTACTGAGATAATTAAGTTTCAGGTGCTTCTAACACCATGTCCTAACTACATGCACCACGGCGACATCCGATAAAAGTTACGTTTTCCATGATAATCAGAGTTTTGTCCTAACCAACCACAACGTGATACCACAATTACTCTATTTTAGAAACGGTCTGACATGTCATGGCTGACAGCTCCACCTATACAGAGATCTTATTTAATGAAAGCTATGCGCATTATGAATATTATGTCTCTCCTCTTTCATGTTTGTAGATGTTTGATTCAAAagcagaaataaataacaaatccCTAAAGTTGCACAGGGGAAAGCACCAAGAAGCATAGGAATGTGTCTGTgtattaggggtggcacggttcatgaaaaaaatccgaaccgttcggttcgcttgtctcggttcggagcgcgtgtgtgtcgtacggttcaacggttcatggcatgcgcaatgtatgtagcctcgtgccctgtatgtgacctcagatagcgtgttcccctttcgcgaatagcgcgaaagaagaggtgactggtgtggagagtgagtgctgccggtcatgttacgtgtagaaatggcaagagggagagaaaaagaagtctgcccgcagttggaggatgcgccagcgtcgtataagtttggtgtgtggaaacagtttttatttcatgttacctatgatgacagcggaaataaaataatagctacagccacacgcgacagccttctctccgaccatttatctaatctgaggtaatgaacactgttttacgtcttttcgtattcagcgctatttttagcctttcgttgataaaacaaaagcggctgatttccgcgtagtttcattttgctagcgtgtgaaagttgcgcgatcttatttcataaactgccccttaaagtaatcaggacagaaatggtcaaaagtggacaaaagagacggatttaaatattacaggtgtaaacgttatgtttctctctcgttcacatattctctctgcattatttaagcagcctctcagtgataaatcttaaagctacactgaagttggcattttgataaatgcaagttatcttcgtgtgctaaaaatgcacacaaagttcatgtagatggcaatacacattctcttttttgccaaataaatgaaaagcatgttgaaatcatcaatgtcttccctctcgctgtgtcaaaatctcgcctggctttcctcagggatgttcccaataatgtgcttaaagtcaaattcagtttgtgcataattacatgatataactttttttaatactgtatcctaaattatggataattaatacattaataagataatacatttctggagtgttaaaaaaaacaagaaccgtacttaaccgagaaccgtgaccataaaaccgtgatacgaaccgaaccgagggttttgtgaaccgtgccacccctactgtgtatgtgtgcatgctCTTCAGCTGCAGTGTGATAGGGCAGCGCACAAACAGAGCAAACTGTTATGATGTGGCACGCCCCTGTTttagcccgatttatagtcgtgcataGGTTCTACACCGTAGCTACGgtgtaggctatccgtagcctgtcgcgcacctcacaaaaattaacagcgcgtcagatctacgcagaccgcaagcgttgtgattggtccaccagaacccctcgcgtcaggtaaaaaaaactgcgtcataggtatttgcgtttgtgacggtgaaaacaagatgagccaagttgaggagtgatttaactcaaactgcatcaaacgtcgctgtttatttacttccaccattgctggtcttctcaaattatacacaacaagttgcagTTTCTtattcgtttgtgggttaacttgctaagcttctCCTTCTTTGACGTTTGCGCTGCTGCTGTGGTGACACGCATGGTtcctgcctaccagcggtctgtgcgtgtgtttgcatgacgacgcaaaagtataaatgaaaaccgatgcggaacctacgccgtaggacctacgcacgactataacgagccctttagtcCTGTTCAGTATGGACAGACAAACTGCCTGTCGCTGGAATCATATCGCTTCGCATGTAGTTAGGACACGGTCTTagttagggtgaccatacactgtaaaaaaatttcgtagaaatttcaatgttattgcagctgggttgccggtaatttaccgtagatttagatttatgttatttactggcaagagtttgttcaaagttatataaattttaaatattaacaagtctttatctttacagaataaaactatacaataacagcctcatgcaaagcattctgggaaccagaaatcatcatcaacctttttctgttttttgcttcaggttttgtttcccagaatgttttgcttgatgcagtttttttttagttttactctataaagacaaagacttgtaaatggttaatgttcattttactttgaacaaaatgttgccagtaaaaaacataaatttaaatctacggtaagttaccagcaacccagctgcaatttctacggaatttttttacagtgtatgtggtATTTTCCCAGGATGTGTTCTCGATGACGTGTGCGGTCGACAAATTATACTTTCGGAAGATGCACCCGAAAATCATGGCCAAGACACGTCCCGggaaaatggcacgtatggtcccCTAGTGTTAGTgccaaaaaaattgaaatttaaaaACTTACCCTCAGCCAGCTTTACTCTCTTTTTCTTTGTTCTCGGTGAGACACCCACAGAATTCAGTGTGGGACCTTCACCTGTAACAGATAACAACATTAAAATTTTATAGAAATATACTTTTACATGGACTTCttctaaattaaaataattacattgGTAGTATACAGTAAATGATAAATCTGCTATCAGTTGTCCAATAAAGTCAATGATTAGCTCTTAAAAATTACCCTAGTGGGTAAACCACAGGCAGTTAAAAGATGTGTGTCTACACAATAAAAATGCATTGGAGATAAAACTGCAAACGTACCACAGGCCGGTGCAAGTGTATTAAGGTTCTTCCCCCTTAAAGTCTGAGTGCCTTGCTCCATTGCAAACAGAAGCTTACTTATTTTGGcaatttgaaatgttttgtcAGTTTGCCTATAAAAGTCACGGTGAACTCTGATATCATGCCCCATGAACCTTGCAACTTGCTCCAGTTCTTGTTCACTAAGGTCCAAGAGTTGGCAAAGTGTGGCAACTTGTTTTCTTAATTTAGTTGACCTCAAGAGTTCAGGGTTTTctgctttgcttttttttgcatatttccGCAGACAGTCACATCCGCGTATGTTTGTCATCACACCGGGTCTTGCAAAGAGATAGGGATTTTCAGCAGGTACACCAGCTTCCACTCGCTTTTGAACCAACAAATCAATTGATGCCTTCATTCTCTTTGTCAAGAAAACTGGAACTTTCTTTCCTCGTTTTCCTCTGATTTCTATGCGGGTTAATAACTTGCTGAGCTGCTTTTCCAATGGTGACAAGGTTTTATAAATGTCCTCGTTTATGGCACTTGTGCTTGCTTTCATGTAAACGTCAAGAGTAAGGCGTGATGCTTCCCCTTCACGCCGCTTGTTGAAGATAATGACCTGTGCTAGAACGGActcgtttaatgttttgtatgcatgtaaatccaTTTGTTCTGTCAATTCCTTTCTTGCTTCATCTTCTACCATCCTGAGATGGTCTCTTAAAGcaatcacattttttgtgagGGGGATGTCATCATCTTTATTCCATCTTTTTTCTTGTATGGTTTGGTGAGCTGTGACAGAAACACTGTTTCTCCAGTTTTTCTCCAGAAGTTCCAAAAACTTTTTAGCTTTCTTTTCTGCAAGATCATCTTCATTCATTAGAGTCTGTCCTATTAGGACCTCCACAGCCCCTTTAAGACAGAATCCAATTTTGACTGCTGTTGAAGGTTTTCCAAACTCATTTTTGCCTGGACTAAACTGAGTTAGACACTTGGCAACACTGACAACAAGCTGATATTTTGATGGCACACACAAATCTTCAAGATAATTGACAGTCTTGTCCATGTCCTTAGCCACTAACATGAATCGGCCAAGCTCTCTCattctttgtgcaatgtactgGTGCCTGGACTTCACTCGACCATGTTTTGCGTACAGTGATTCACCATAGTTGCAAATTAAACTATCACTCCTGATATGAAACGAAACATCATCTTGTCTCATTTGGTTAATGATGCTCTGACAGCCATCTGAGGAAGCTGCAATAGGAAGCAGGGATGCGGCGCGACTTTGTATTCTACTTCGTCTattctttgttttttcatcGGTCACACAAGATTTTCTTGTTCTGCATGATGATTGATGTCTCCAAAGGTCTTTTCTCTTaaacattccaaaacagtaTGGGCAAGGCAAATAATCCTTAACCGAGGCTTTATCAGATGGCTGCTTCCACGTCACTATTTGTCCTCTGCCTTTTTCCAGAACTTTGGAATTATGTTTAAAGTCTCCTTTGTTGCGGAGCTGTTCTAAAAGactttttctttgttttgatccTAATGAAAAGCTGAAGGCATATGCCACATCTTTGACATCCATGTGTTTTCTCTCTAAATGTCTTGAAATCTTTAACTGAGATTTCCCACAGTAGAGGCAATAATGTCTTTTGTCCCAAGCTCTTTTCTTGTCTTCCCGCCTTGTGCAAATTTTTAGGGTCACATTTAATTTGGATGTATCTGTCTTTTTTATCTTGTGTAGTTTATGGTGTTTTTTTACATACGTTCTtgtgttttcagtttttttgaTGGCACTGTCGCTAGAATTTGTGTCGGAACATTCAAGTATTTCACTGGACATCATTGGTTTCTTCCACGATGAACCTTTGTCTGGGCTCAAATCACTGGACGATGAACTCTGACCTGGTTTGTAATCTGGGTCTAGTCCTGCACAACTGGATAACTCTGATTCTGATGAATCACTATCCTCCTGCTCCTCAGAAATAGCATCCAGCTACAAAttaaaagtattattattattattattattattattattattattataagcaaAAAAGCAGAGAGTTGGCTCCTAGTTATATctattaaatcatttaaaatcctTCACATTAATACATGAACTTTTAATGGTATAATCCTTATGATCAGAATGTCAAATTGAAATCGCAGGGTTCATGAGTTGAAAGCAATTGCTTACAATTTAATCGTAAAATGAATTTAAAGTACGTttaaaaaaagaggaaaaaaactggcaacactttataataagaaTATATTTcttaacaattagttaatgcattagatagcaagaactaacaatgaacaatatttcTACAGCAtatattaatctttgttcatgttaatttcagcatttgttaatgcatttataaaatcaagcgTTATAacttttaacattaattaatgcatgtttaatttgTTGATGTTAGTTactgcatttactaatgtttactaatacaaccttattgtaaagtgttacttaCTAAGATTTGTATAATTTGAATGTCATGTAACCATTATGCAATACTACAGTACATCATAAAACCGAGAATTCATTCATCACTTCGCCCAAGAAGCAGTGCTtcaccttctgagaatatagttcccactatgtatactgttaaaagatggcttaTATGactttgttatttgtacacggtgtgatttgtatagtcacaacacataaataggaaaatgttggcattattttgtcacttatttggagcagtatgctagctggagccattcacttccagtctttgtgctaaacTAAGCTAGCAGGGGcatgcgtcagacagagttacagcatgcacggagatgaaaaaggtatggacttatttaactctgggggatacggtgaataagctaaattcccaaaatgtgggcgtgttcctttaaaaacgtgtctttacgggatctttGCTGTATCTGTGTGAATGCAAACACAGATTCCGAGAAGTCATTGACAGTGTGAATGAAGATCAAACAATTCCAGACAAAACCAGGATGCGTTTTCTGTAATATCTGTGTAAAAAAGGGCTGAATAAACTTAAATACGGAagaaaaattaatgtttttaaaacatgcaaatgagacattaaaatatttactgGAAAATCACAGGGAAAttctcaagtaaataatttaggtcaaAGGTGTTCAGCTGACAAAAAAGTCTGAAaaccagtggtggccggtgacttatttttcgAGGCCAAATGATgtgaagctcgtcacaacatgtatgtaacctgttatgtgtgtggttcatcattttaaaaatatgtgttcggcacaTCATGTAAACTGTGcatcacgtcatgtcaaaatatgagcctgctgcagatgcttcaaaggggtttatgataagagagacgctcacatttgccagatactctgTTAATCTTATGTGTAATCAAAGTTAGGGTTAAGTAGGTGTCGtacgagtattttgtgaacatgagcatctcttttatcattcgACGTGTGTGCACCAGGCACGCATTTTAAAAAgaggcatgatgcacatggttcacatgacgcaacaaacaaatattttgacttgacgagcaacacacgacactgcAAACACATTATGAATTACGCACCTCAGAAGAGAAGTCATCAGCCGCCACTGTTAAAAAACCCTGTGCTGTAGCTTAGAGCCAATGGAATTGTCCAGATACTTGATGTTTTATATGTGAAACATACCTAAAAACACAATTAGACTGAACCACAGTCTCTATAAATAGCAATGCTGACATTGCGGACACGTGTGTCAAAATTTTGAGGCATAAAATCTGTTTCCGCCACACGGGACTTTTACAATGCATCTCATGCAATATCCACCCCTCGCCGCATGGTTGTTGTATGTTTTTACTAAATACAACAATAAATACGTCAAGTCTGACCACCAAAAGcgtttgatattttgagctttcAACCCAGAGGTGTTTGTTTTTAGTTCAAAGCAACTGTTTGAAAATGTGTGACACTTTCAATCATTTCGTGTGCTTCCACTAAACTCTGGACACTAATGAAAGCTAGGTGGAcatgaaattatatatatatatgtatgtatgtatgtatgtatgtatgtatgtatgtatgtatgtatgtatatgtatgcatataaataaaaattatatatatatatatatattcatatgtatgcatttatatgtatgcatataaataaaaattataatatattatatataggcTATATTGTGTCACCATTGGAAGCAGTGACATGAGCGACCCCCGCAACTCCTTCTCGTACTTTTGAGTGACTGACAGCTCTCTGTGCAAACACTTCAAAGTCACAACCAGATTCATCGAAACAAATAACGCAATTTGACGCGAGGTACAGAGGGGCGATTTAAATCCGATAAAGCATTACGTTATCCTCGCCGAGCGCAGCTCGTGGTTGCTAAGAAACACGCCACGGGAGCGCGCTTTGGAAGAAAGAAGCGCTTTGATCCGGGTTTAGCACGTGTTTTAAAACGTGACACGCGAACGGCCACGGAACGCTGTAATGTAACATTACGAAATACACATTTCCTCCTTACATTAAATGACAAATGGaactttttaaaagattttgaaAAAGCACATACCTGTGTTGAACGCTCTCCCATTGTTTCCTGGACACCAAgattgaaaatgtatatcagcATAACACATATTAAACATATC is a window from the Misgurnus anguillicaudatus chromosome 4, ASM2758022v2, whole genome shotgun sequence genome containing:
- the LOC141363695 gene encoding uncharacterized protein isoform X5: MERFQRRLERLRQHHNKCASRFEQTFLRQETMGERSTQLDAISEEQEDSDSSESELSSCAGLDPDYKPGQSSSSSDLSPDKGSSWKKPMMSSEILECSDTNSSDSAIKKTENTRTYVKKHHKLHKIKKTDTSKLNVTLKICTRREDKKRAWDKRHYCLYCGKSQLKISRHLERKHMDVKDVAYAFSFSLGSKQRKSLLEQLRNKGDFKHNSKVLEKGRGQIVTWKQPSDKASVKDYLPCPYCFGMFKRKDLWRHQSSCRTRKSCVTDEKTKNRRSRIQSRAASLLPIAASSDGCQSIINQMRQDDVSFHIRSDSLICNYGESLYAKHGRVKSRHQYIAQRMRELGRFMLVAKDMDKTVNYLEDLCVPSKYQLVVSVAKCLTQFSPGKNEFGKPSTAVKIGFCLKGAVEVLIGQTLMNEDDLAEKKAKKFLELLEKNWRNSVSVTAHQTIQEKRWNKDDDIPLTKNVIALRDHLRMVEDEARKELTEQMDLHAYKTLNESVLAQVIIFNKRREGEASRLTLDVYMKASTSAINEDIYKTLSPLEKQLSKLLTRIEIRGKRGKKVPVFLTKRMKASIDLLVQKRVEAGVPAENPYLFARPGVMTNIRGCDCLRKYAKKSKAENPELLRSTKLRKQVATLCQLLDLSEQELEQVARFMGHDIRVHRDFYRQTDKTFQIAKISKLLFAMEQGTQTLRGKNLNTLAPACGEGPTLNSVGVSPRTKKKRVKLAEDGGSDLSSPEKTRQSCHEADGSDVDDDCSGANLKKKPTPNKNRRQTKSGETKYEGFDLSSPEKRLKSCHEADGSDVDDDCSGANLKKNPTPNKKRPRQTKSGETKYGGSDLSSPEKRLKSCHEADGSDVDDDCSGANLKKTPTPNKNRRQRQTKSGETKYEGFDLSSPEKTRQPCREADGLDVDDDCSGANLKKNPTPNKNRRQRRQTKSGEAKDGGADLSFLEKRLKSCREDGSSESDVDDECSGANLLKKTTPNKKIGRQTKSAKVSAKVNVKRPWSEAERSAVHKHLAKFIAERRVPGKLPCMKCIEEEEALNERSWKDVKNFVYNTIVTLNRRSASRKLKF
- the LOC141363695 gene encoding uncharacterized protein isoform X9, which produces MERFQRRLERLRQHHNKCASRFEQTFLRQETMGERSTQLDAISEEQEDSDSSESELSSCAGLDPDYKPGQSSSSSDLSPDKGSSWKKPMMSSEILECSDTNSSDSAIKKTENTRTYVKKHHKLHKIKKTDTSKLNVTLKICTRREDKKRAWDKRHYCLYCGKSQLKISRHLERKHMDVKDVAYAFSFSLGSKQRKSLLEQLRNKGDFKHNSKVLEKGRGQIVTWKQPSDKASVKDYLPCPYCFGMFKRKDLWRHQSSCRTRKSCVTDEKTKNRRSRIQSRAASLLPIAASSDGCQSIINQMRQDDVSFHIRSDSLICNYGESLYAKHGRVKSRHQYIAQRMRELGRFMLVAKDMDKTVNYLEDLCVPSKYQLVVSVAKCLTQFSPGKNEFGKPSTAVKIGFCLKGAVEVLIGQTLMNEDDLAEKKAKKFLELLEKNWRNSVSVTAHQTIQEKRWNKDDDIPLTKNVIALRDHLRMVEDEARKELTEQMDLHAYKTLNESVLAQVIIFNKRREGEASRLTLDVYMKASTSAINEDIYKTLSPLEKQLSKLLTRIEIRGKRGKKVPVFLTKRMKASIDLLVQKRVEAGVPAENPYLFARPGVMTNIRGCDCLRKYAKKSKAENPELLRSTKLRKQVATLCQLLDLSEQELEQVARFMGHDIRVHRDFYRQTDKTFQIAKISKLLFAMEQGTQTLRGKNLNTLAPACGEGPTLNSVGVSPRTKKKRVKLAEDGGSDLSSPEKTRQSCHEADGSDVDDDCSGANLKKNPTPNKNRRRRQTKSGETKYEGFDLLSPEKTRQPCREADGSDVDDDCSGANLKKNPTPNKKRPRQTKSGETKYEGFDLSSPEKTRQPCREADGLDVDDDCSGANLKKNPTPNKNRRQRRQTKSGEAKDGGADLSFLEKRLKSCREDGSSESDVDDECSGANLLKKTTPNKKIGRQTKSAKVSAKVNVKRPWSEAERSAVHKHLAKFIAERRVPGKLPCMKCIEEEEALNERSWKDVKNFVYNTIVTLNRRSASRKLKF
- the LOC141363695 gene encoding uncharacterized protein isoform X6; translation: MERFQRRLERLRQHHNKCASRFEQTFLRQETMGERSTQLDAISEEQEDSDSSESELSSCAGLDPDYKPGQSSSSSDLSPDKGSSWKKPMMSSEILECSDTNSSDSAIKKTENTRTYVKKHHKLHKIKKTDTSKLNVTLKICTRREDKKRAWDKRHYCLYCGKSQLKISRHLERKHMDVKDVAYAFSFSLGSKQRKSLLEQLRNKGDFKHNSKVLEKGRGQIVTWKQPSDKASVKDYLPCPYCFGMFKRKDLWRHQSSCRTRKSCVTDEKTKNRRSRIQSRAASLLPIAASSDGCQSIINQMRQDDVSFHIRSDSLICNYGESLYAKHGRVKSRHQYIAQRMRELGRFMLVAKDMDKTVNYLEDLCVPSKYQLVVSVAKCLTQFSPGKNEFGKPSTAVKIGFCLKGAVEVLIGQTLMNEDDLAEKKAKKFLELLEKNWRNSVSVTAHQTIQEKRWNKDDDIPLTKNVIALRDHLRMVEDEARKELTEQMDLHAYKTLNESVLAQVIIFNKRREGEASRLTLDVYMKASTSAINEDIYKTLSPLEKQLSKLLTRIEIRGKRGKKVPVFLTKRMKASIDLLVQKRVEAGVPAENPYLFARPGVMTNIRGCDCLRKYAKKSKAENPELLRSTKLRKQVATLCQLLDLSEQELEQVARFMGHDIRVHRDFYRQTDKTFQIAKISKLLFAMEQGTQTLRGKNLNTLAPACGEGPTLNSVGVSPRTKKKRVKLAEDGGSDLSSPEKTRQSCHEADGSDVDDDCSGANLKKNPTPNKNRRRRQTKSGETKYEGFDLLSPEKTRQPCREADGSDVDDDCSGANLKKKPTPNKNRRQTKSGETKYEGFDLSSPEKRLKSCHEADGSDVDDDCSGANLKKNPTPNKKRPRQTKSGETKYEGFDLSSPEKTRQPCREADGLDVDDDCSGANLKKNPTPNKNRRQRRQTKSGEAKDGGADLSFLEKRLKSCREDGSSESDVDDECSGANLLKKTTPNKKIGRQTKSAKVSAKVNVKRPWSEAERSAVHKHLAKFIAERRVPGKLPCMKCIEEEEALNERSWKDVKNFVYNTIVTLNRRSASRKLKF